The following proteins come from a genomic window of Pedobacter faecalis:
- a CDS encoding alpha/beta hydrolase, which yields MKRVFALFAFTFAVLQLSAATVDTVVTRSVSMKKDIKAVVIKPDSYGSGKAYPTVYLLHGAGDKFSGWVNKVPRIKKYADDFDLIIVCPDGNVTSWYFDSPLDPTWKYETYVATELVNWIDNKYNTIKNRSGRAITGLSMGGHGALYLSIRHQDVFGAAGSMSGGVDIRPFPMNWDIAKRLGPKSQYPQRWEENTVVNLLHLLEPNKLSLIIDCGRDDFFYEVNIQLHERLAYLNIPHDFTIRPGAHNWEYWTNAVGYQLMYFNNFFGRK from the coding sequence ATGAAAAGAGTATTTGCGCTGTTTGCTTTTACATTTGCAGTCCTCCAGCTTTCGGCCGCTACTGTCGATACGGTAGTCACACGAAGTGTGTCTATGAAAAAAGATATTAAGGCCGTTGTCATAAAGCCTGATTCTTACGGCTCGGGGAAGGCATATCCGACAGTTTATCTCTTACACGGTGCAGGTGATAAATTCTCTGGTTGGGTGAATAAGGTTCCGCGAATAAAGAAGTATGCGGATGATTTTGATCTGATCATCGTTTGCCCCGATGGCAATGTTACCAGCTGGTATTTTGATAGTCCGCTTGACCCCACGTGGAAATATGAGACCTACGTTGCGACAGAGCTGGTTAACTGGATAGACAACAAATACAACACCATTAAAAATCGGAGCGGCAGGGCGATCACTGGTTTAAGTATGGGCGGACACGGTGCGCTTTATTTGTCAATAAGGCATCAGGATGTGTTTGGCGCCGCCGGTAGCATGAGTGGTGGCGTAGATATCCGACCGTTTCCGATGAACTGGGACATTGCAAAACGACTTGGGCCTAAAAGCCAGTACCCTCAGCGTTGGGAGGAGAACACAGTGGTGAACTTGCTCCATCTGCTGGAACCTAACAAACTATCGTTGATCATTGACTGCGGCCGCGACGACTTTTTTTATGAGGTCAACATACAATTGCACGAGCGATTGGCCTACCTCAACATACCTCACGATTTTACCATACGCCCCGGTGCACATAACTGGGAGTACTGGACAAATGCGGTAGGATACCAACTGATGTATTTCAATAATTTTTTCGGCAGAAAGTAG
- a CDS encoding ROK family protein — protein sequence MNIKPSELPFIGVDIGGSHITAAHIDPKSYEVIDHTLKRERVASMGSAEVILKSWVSALSSLIPDSAQGDIQVGIAMPGPFDYEQGVSLMQNQQKYDALYGLNVRNLLADRLGIPGEHIVFINDAEAFLRGELASGAAADFERAIGITLGTGLGSTSNCSGKVQDMNLAFMPFHDSIAEEYISTRWFLKRYKEHTGKDARNVEEVLCDADEAVRSLLFDEFTTNLAAFLDAFIAQENPQVLVIGGNIARCWDHFIDQLKDKVTNKDVVIHQSKMWEDAALVGAACSWA from the coding sequence GGAATTGCCTTTTATCGGAGTAGATATAGGTGGTTCTCATATTACTGCTGCGCATATCGATCCTAAATCTTATGAAGTAATTGATCACACGCTGAAACGAGAACGTGTAGCTTCTATGGGCAGCGCCGAAGTGATTTTGAAGTCGTGGGTCAGCGCTCTTTCGTCACTTATTCCAGATTCAGCTCAGGGAGATATTCAGGTCGGCATTGCCATGCCGGGCCCTTTCGACTATGAACAGGGTGTATCCCTGATGCAAAACCAGCAAAAATATGATGCTCTTTACGGTCTTAATGTAAGGAATTTACTTGCTGACAGGCTCGGGATACCGGGAGAGCATATCGTTTTTATAAATGATGCTGAGGCTTTTTTGCGCGGTGAACTTGCCTCTGGTGCGGCAGCTGACTTTGAACGCGCTATCGGCATAACACTGGGCACAGGCCTTGGCTCCACCAGCAATTGCAGCGGAAAGGTTCAGGATATGAACCTTGCATTTATGCCGTTTCATGATAGCATAGCTGAAGAATACATTTCTACACGTTGGTTTCTGAAGCGTTATAAGGAACATACAGGTAAAGATGCCAGAAATGTGGAAGAGGTACTTTGTGATGCAGACGAGGCGGTCAGATCGTTGCTGTTTGATGAATTTACTACAAATCTGGCTGCATTTCTAGATGCATTCATTGCACAGGAAAATCCGCAGGTGCTTGTGATCGGCGGAAATATTGCGAGGTGCTGGGACCACTTTATAGATCAGCTTAAGGATAAGGTGACAAATAAAGATGTGGTTATCCACCAAAGTAAAATGTGGGAGGATGCCGCCCTGGTTGGCGCGGCTTGTAGCTGGGCATAA